In Alicyclobacillus macrosporangiidus CPP55, a single window of DNA contains:
- a CDS encoding DUF6431 domain-containing protein, which produces MFFVRSAENVPCPCCQGELRVIGSRKRTWVQSSGNKVKLIIRRLRCRDCNKIHHELPSFLVPYRRHEAQVIEDAVTDKATPACVEESTLRRWRQWFEVFAPYAAGCLESIAGRFQWTVESSSAHPQTALHRIGRVVGHHPGWLARAVRPIANLHLWRHTRSAC; this is translated from the coding sequence GTGTTTTTTGTCCGGAGTGCGGAGAATGTCCCCTGCCCTTGTTGCCAAGGTGAGCTTCGCGTCATCGGGAGTCGGAAAAGGACCTGGGTTCAGAGTTCCGGCAACAAGGTAAAACTCATCATCCGCCGACTGCGCTGCCGGGATTGCAACAAGATCCACCACGAACTGCCAAGCTTTCTGGTTCCCTATCGCCGCCACGAGGCACAGGTCATTGAGGATGCTGTCACGGATAAGGCGACGCCTGCCTGCGTTGAGGAATCAACGCTGCGGCGCTGGCGTCAGTGGTTTGAGGTCTTTGCCCCATATGCCGCCGGCTGCCTGGAGTCCATCGCTGGCCGCTTCCAGTGGACTGTGGAGAGTTCGTCCGCTCATCCACAAACCGCACTCCATCGAATCGGACGGGTTGTTGGGCATCATCCCGGTTGGCTGGCGCGTGCTGTCCGACCGATTGCAAATCTACATTTGTGGAGACATACCCGTTCGGCGTGTTGA